From the Selenomonas sp. oral taxon 920 genome, the window GAGAGTTTGCTATGGCAGATGTATTGCTGCAGATAAAGGATCTTCACGCGGGCGTGGAGGGCAAGGAGATTCTAAAGGGGCTTGATCTTACCGTTCGCAAGGGCGAGGTGCACGTCATCCTTGGCCCGAACGGCTCGGGCAAGTCGACGCTGATGAATGTCATCATGGGGCACCCGAAGTATGAGATGACGGGCGGCAGCCTTGTGCTCGAGGGCGAGGACATCGGTGCGCTGCGTGCGTTCGAGCGTGCGCGGCGCGGACTGTTCCTCGCGTTCCAGACGCCGGAGGAGATCCCCGGCATCACGGTGGAGAATATGATCCGCACGGCACGTCAGATGATGACGGGCGAAAAGGTCAAGCTCATGCCGTTCCGCAAGGAGCTGAATGCGATGATGGCAGAGCTGAAGATCGACCCGAGCTATGCACAGCGTTATCTCAACGTAGGATTCTCGGGCGGCGAGAAGAAGCGCAGTGAGGTGCTGCAGCTGCTCATGCTGCAGCCGAAGTTGGCACTGCTCGATGAGACCGATTCGGGACTGGATGTGGATGCCGTACAGATTGTGTCCGAGGGTGTGTCAAAATTCCATACAGCGGAGAATTCCTGTCTCATCATTACACATAACGCGCGCATTCTTGATAAGCTGAAGGTGGATCGTGTGCACGTGGTTGCGCAGGGGAAGATTATGCGCGAGGGCGGTGCAGAGCTTATTCAGCAGATCAACAAGGAAGGTTTTGCCAATATCCTTGCGGCGCAGGATCAAGTGGGGTGAGCCGAATGGGGGATTTTGTACCAAAGAAAAAGACGCAGGTCGCCGACATTGAGCGGACGATTTACGATATTACCAATGAAGATCGCTCGGCGTATAAGTCGCAGTCGGGTCTGACGGAGGAGATTATCCGCGACATTTCGGAGAAGAAGAATGATCCGCAGTGGATGCTCGATTTTCGTCTGAAATCATTGGATGTTTACCACGCGATGCCAATGCCCGCATGGGGGCCTGATCTCTCCGAGCTGAATATGGATGAGATCGTGACCTATGTGCGCCCCGATGCGAAGATGGTCGGGGACTGGAACGAGGTGCCCGAGGACATCAAGGATACGTTTGACCGTTTGGGCATTCCCGAGGCAGAGAAAACGTCGCTCGCGGGGGTTGGCGCACAGTACGACTCTGAGGTGGTCTACCACTCGATTCAAGAGTCGCTTGTGGAGCAGGGCGTTGTGTATACGGACATGGAGACGGCGCTGCAGGAGTACGGTGACATCGTTCAGCAGTATTTCATGACGCTTGTGCCGCCGAAGGCGCATAAGTTCGCCGCGCTGCATGGTGCGGTCTGGTCGGGCGGTTCGTTCGTCTATGTACCCGAGGGGATCAAGGTAGATATCCCGCTGCAGTCCTATTTCCGACTGAATGCGGCGGGGGCGGGGCAGTTCGAGCACACGCTTATCATTGTGGAGAAGGGGGCGAGCCTGCATTTCATAGAGGGGTGCTCTGCGCCGAAATACAATGTGACGAATCTCCATGCGGGCTGTGTCGAGCTGTTCGTCAAGGAGGGGGCACGGCTGCGCTACTCGACGATCGAGAACTGGTCGCGCAATATGATGAACCTCAATACGAAGCGTGTGAAGGTGGAGAAGGATGGCGCGGTCGAGTGGGTCTCCGGCTCGTTTGGCTCACACGTCTCGATGCTCTATCCGACGAGCATTCTGCACGGGGAGAATGCGACCTGTGAGTTCACGGGCGTCACGTTCGCCTCGAAGGGTCAGGAGCTGGACACGGGCGCGACGGTGATCTTTGACGCGCCGAATACGTCGGCGAATATCAGCACACGTTCGATCTCGAAGTCGGGCGGTGTCGCGATCTACCGCAGTGGGGTCAAGGTGACGCCGCGTGCGGTCGGGGCAAAGTGCTCGGTCAACTGCGAGTCGCTGATGTTGGATGCGGAGTCGCGCAGCGATACACTCCCCGTGATGGATGTCGCGTGCGATGCGGTGGACATCGGACACGAGGCGAAGATCGGGCGGATCAGCGACGAGGCGATTTTCTATCTGATGAGCCGCGGGATCGACGAGGAGGAGGCGCGTGCGATGATTGTGCGCGGCTTTGTCGAGCCGATTGCGAAGGAACTGCCGCTTGAGTATGCGGTTGAGATGAACAACTTGGTCAACATTGAATTGGAAGGAACGATGGGGTGATGGCAATGCAGGACGTGTTTAGCCGTATCCCCATGCCGACATGGCGCTGGCTCGGGGTCAATGATCTCCCCGTGCCTGCGGGGCTTGCGGATACCAACGATGAGATCAGGCTCTCCGTCGCTGCGGGGGAGCGTTCAAAACATATTGTGGAGCTGCGCGAAAACGGGGCGCAGGAGATCTATGTGGATGTCGCGGAGGGTGCAGAGCTTGCGCTGACCTACATCCAGTTTGCACCGACGGACGTGCCTGCGGCGAGCCGCATTCATGCAAATGTGGCGCGCGGAGGACTGTTCTCCTGCACGCTCGTCGAGGCGGGCGCTGCGCATACGGCATCGGAGTTGCGCGTGACGCTCGCGGGCGATGAGGCGCGCGCGGATGTCTGGGGGCTGTACTTTGGTGATGAGGAGCGCAAGATCGACCTCAACTATATCATCCGTCAGGAAGGCCGCCGTACGGACGCAAACATGCAGGTGCGCGGTGCTCTGTTGGACCATAGTGTCAAGACATTCCGCGGGACGCTGGACTTCGTTCAGGGAGCGCGTGGCTCGGTTGGCAAGGAGGACGAAGAGGTCACGATTCTCTCGCCCCATGCACGCAACCGCAGTGTTCCGCTCATGCTCTCACACGAGGGCGATGTGGACGGGCATCATGCGGTCAGCATCGGGCGGATGGACGAGGACAAGCTCTTTTATCTGATGAGCCGAGGGCTCGACGAGCGTGCGGCGCAGCAGCTGATTGTCGAGGCATCCTTTGAGCCGGTACTGGCGCGTATTGAGAGCGAAGAGCTGCGTGCGGAGATCGGCAGCTACCTTGAGAGGAGACTTTTGGGTGGAACGCAGGAATAACGAGTATTTGCAGGATTTCCCGATCCTGCAGACGAAGATGAACGGTCGCCCCATTGTCTACCTCGACAACGGAGCGACGACGCAGAAGCCGGAGGCGGTCATCAAGGCGGTCGCCGACTACTGCACCTACTGCAATGCGAATCCGCATCGGGGGGCATACGAGCTGTCGGTAAAGGCGACGGATATCTATGAGACGGCGCGTGTGCGGACGCAGCAGTTCATTGGTGCGGCACGCCCTGAGGAGATTGTCTTTACGAAGAATGCGACGGAGGCGCTGAATCTCGTCGCATACAGCTACGGACGCGCAAATATCCGCGAGGGCGATGAGATTGTTATCACCATCTCGGAGCATCACAGCAATATTGTTCCGTGGCAGTTCGTCGCCAAGGCGCGCGGGGCGACGCTCAAGTACATCTATCTCGCGGAGGACGGCAACCTATCGGCAGAGGATATTACGGCACAGATCACGGAAAAGACGAAAATCGTCGCTGTGACACATGTGTCGAATGTGCTTGGTCTTGTCAACGATGTGCGTACGATTGCCGACCGCGTTCATGCGGTCGGGGCAGTGATCGTCGTGGACGGCTCACAGAGCGTGCCGCATATTGCGGTGGATGTGCAGGCGATGGATGCGGATTTCTTCGCATTCTCGGGACATAAGATGCTCTCCCCGATGGGGATTGGCGTGCTCTATGGGAAGTATGACATCCTCGACGCGATGCCGCCGTTCCTCTTTGGCGGCGATATGATCGACTATGTTGGCGAGCAGGAGACAACCTTTGCGGAGCTGCCCGCGAAGTTCGAGGCGGGCACGCAGAACGTCAGCGGTGCATCGGGGCTGATCGCGGCGATCGACTATCTCGAAAAGGTCAGCTTTGACCGCATCGAAACGATCGAGCGCGATCTCATTTCCTACGCGCTGCCGAAGCTGCGCGAGCTGCCATTTGTGGAGCTCTATGGCTGTGACAGTACGCGCGACAACAAGACGGGCATCATCACGTTCAACGTGAAGGACGTACACCCGCATGACGTTGCGTCGATTCTCGACAGCTACGGTGTTGCCATTCGCGCGGGGCATCACTGTGCACAGCCGCTGATGCGTTATCTCGGGCAGAATGCGACCTGCCGTGCGAGTTTTTACCTCTACAACACACACGAGGACATCGACCGGTTCGTTGAGGCCCTGAAAAAGGTACGGGGGGTGCTCGGCTATGGCGACTGAGGGATCGGCACTCAGCGATCTCTATACGGAGGTCATCGGCGAGCACAGCCGCTCGCCCGAGAACAAGGGCGCACTCGAGACAGCGACCGTGCGCGAGCGCGGGCACAATCCAAGCTGCGGCGATGAGATCACGCTCGAGCTCGAGATTGCGGACGGCGTCATCAAAGACGGCGCCTTTACGGGTGTTGGATGCGCGATCTCACAGGCGAGCACGGACATCATGATCGACCTCATGCGCGGCAAGACGGTCGAGGAGGCGCATCGGCTTGCACAGCTTTTTACCTCAATGATCAAGCGCGAGGTGACAGACGACGAGGTGCTTGAGGAACTGGATGAGGCAGTCGCGCTCAAAAATATTTCGAATATGCCCGCGCGTGTGAAATGCGCGGTGCTTGCATGGCATACGCTTGAGGATCTCTTAAAAGAAGGACAAACGTCATAAGACAAGGGCTGCTTTGGGAAGTTTTTCGCTTCTCAGAGCAGTCCTTTCGTATTTTTCATTGTATGAATACTAGCTTTTTTGTGCATGCCCATGTATAATAAACAAGTATTGTAAAAATGAGACAATAGAAAAGGTGGGAATTCGATGCGGATGACAACGGCAATGAAAGCCATCGCTCTTGGCATCGCGGTGCTCGGACTTGGCGTTACGGCGGGCTGCGGCGGCGATCAGAAGGCAAGCGGTGAGAAGTCGTATAAGATCGGCATTGTCCAGCTGGTCGAGCACAATGCTCTCGATGCAGCGAATCGTGGGTTCGTGGATGGACTCAAGGCGCGCGGCTACGAGGAGGGCAAGAACCTCACGATTGATCGCCAGAATGCACAGGCGGATCAGTCGAACCTCCAGAATATTGCGCAGCGTTTCGTCAGCGACAAGGTGGATCTTATCTGTGCCATTGCAACTCCGGCAGCGCAGTCTGTGGCGAATGCGACGAAGGATATTCCCATTGTTGGAACGGCGATCACGGACTATGTGAGTGCAAAGCTTGCGCAGACAAACGAGAAGCCGGGCGCGAACATCACGGGGACGAGTGATCTCAATCCAATCAGGGAGCAGATCGATCTTCTTATCAAGCTCTATCCGAATGCAAAGACCATTGGTACGATCTACTCTTCGAGCGAGATCAACTCTGAGATCCAGATCAAGGCAATGACGGAATATGCTGAGTCAAAGGGACTCAAGGTGCGTGCGGCGACGGTCTCGACAGTCAATGATATCCCACAGGCGGCACAGAGCCTTGTCAATGATGTGGATGTGTTCTATGAGCCGACGGACAATGTCATTTCCTCCTCCATCCCAACGCTCGTCGGCGTGACGGATGCGGCGGGCAAGGCTGTGATCTGCGCTGAGCCGTTCATGGTGACAGGCGGCTGTCTTGCGACCTACGGTATCGACTACTACAAGCTCGGTGTTCAGACGGGCGACATGGCGGCAGACATCCTCGAGGGCAAGAAGAGGCCGTCGGATATGCCGATTGAGACGGCACGCGAGCTCTCTCTCATCATCAGCAAGGGGAGTGCGGCAAAACTCGGACTGACGATTCCGGAGGATGTACTCAAGGATGCGACTCTGGTGGACTAATACAGAAATAGAAAAGGTGGGGATTCGATGCAGATAACAAAACTCGCAAAATGTGCTGCGCTCAGCATCGCTGCCCTCGGGATTCTGGTGTCGGCAGGATGCGGGGAGCAGTCAACGAAGGGGGACAAGACCTACAAAGTTGGAATTGTTCAGCTCGTGGAGCACAGCTCACTCGATGATGCGAATCGTGGGTTCGTGGACGGGCTTAAGGCACGCGGTTACGAGGAGGGCAAGAACCTCACGATTGATCGCCAGAATGCACAAGCGGATCAGTCGAACCTCCAAAATATTGTTCAGCGTTTTATCAGCGACAAAGTAGACCTCATTTGTGCAATAGCAACCCCTGCGGTGCAGTCGGCAGCCAATGCCACGAAGGATATCCCCATTGTTGGAACGGCGGTAACGGACTACGTGAGCGCAAAGGTGGTAAAGTCGAACGATGCGCCGGGCGGAAATGTCACGGGCACAAGCGACCTCACGCCGATCGCCGAGCAGATTGATCTCCTCATGAAGCTCTATCCGAACGCAAAAACAATTGGAACGATCTACTCCTCGAGTGAGGTCAACTCAGAGATTCAGGTAAAGGCGATGAAGGAATATGCTGAGTCAAAGGGGCTGACCGTGCGTGTTGCAACGATTTCGACGGTCAACGATATTCAGCAGGCGGCACAGAGCATGGTCGACGATGTGGATGTGTTCTATGAGCCGACGGACAATGTGATTGCATCGGCGATGCCGACGCTCACGAGTATTACCGATCCGGCGGGCAAAGGCGTGATCTGCGGCTTTGCCGGCGGTGTCACAGCTGGGGCTCTTGCAACGAAGGGAATTGACTACTATAAGCTTGGTGTCCAGACGGGCGATATGGCTGCGGATATCCTCGAAGGAAAGGCTAAGCCGGCCGATATGAAGATCGAGACGGCACGCGATCTCGTGGTTGTCATCAACAAGAAGAATGCGGAGAAAATCGGTCTGACGATTCCTGCCGATGTACTAAACGGTGCAACGATTGTGCCGTAAGTAAGCCGAACACAACGGAGCGGGCACGCAGCGTGTCCGCTTTTTTTCTGAATCTCGAGGGAGTGACGTTATGGATCTCGTCGTTGCGACGGCGGCACAGGGAGTCCTTTGGGGACTCTATGCGCTTGGCGTCTATCTGACCTATCGCGTTTTGGACATTGCCGATCTGACGGTCGAGGGCAGTTTTCCTCTTGGTGCCGCCGTTTCTGCCGCTATGCTCATAGCGGGCTATACGCCGCTGACGGCAATCCTTGTTGCCTGCGCGGCTGGATGTGTCTCGGGCGTTATCACAGGATTTTTCTGTACGAAACTAAAGATTCCCGCACTGCTTGCTGGAATCTTGACGATGATCGGACTCTATTCCATCAATCTGCGCGTCATGGGTAAGGCGAACCTGCCGCTCCTGCAGCAGGAGACGCTCTTCACTGAGTGGAATATCTGGGGGCTCGATACAGCGACGAACATCCTTCTCATTGGAACGGTTGTAGTTGTAATCGCCATCCTGCTTACGTATTGGTTCTTCGGCACGGAGTTAGGCATGGCGATCCGCGCGACGGGGGCAAACCCTCATATGATCCGTGCGAACGGTGTCAACACGGATATCATGATCGTACTTGGGCTGCTCCTCTCGAATGGCATGGTCGCGATTTGCGGCGCACTCGTGGCACAGAGCAACGGCTTTGCGGATGTCGGCATGGGGACGGGCACGATCGTCATTGGCCTTGCGTCCGTTATTATCGGCGAGGTGCTCTTCGGCACGCGCAGCTTCAAGAACTGGCTGATCTCCGTTGTGCTCGGCTCGATTGTCTACCGTGCCGTCATTGCTGTTGTGCTGCAGCTTGGCATGCCTCCGAATGATCTCAAACTCTTCACGGCAATTCTCGTTGCAATTGCACTTTCGCTGCCCCTCATCCAGTCGAAATATCACGCGATGAAGAAGGGGGCGGAGTGATGCTGCATATCGAGGATATCAAAAAGACATTCAATCCAGGGACAATCACGGAGAAGAAGGCGCTCTCGGGCATTACCCTCCACCTTGCACCCGGCGATTTCGTCACCGTGATCGGCGGCAACGGCGCGGGTAAGTCCACGCTGATGAACGCGATTGCGGGGGCGATCTCCGTAGATACAGGAAAGATCTGCATCGCAGGCGAGGACATTACGAAGTGGCCGGAGCACCGTCGAGCGAAGTTCATCGGACGTGTATTCCAAGACCCGATGATGGGGACGGCGGCACGCATGATGATCGAGGAGAATCTTGCGATCGCTGCGCGGCGTGGGCAGACACCGACGCTGCGCTGGGGCTCGACGAGCGAAATGCGCGATGTGTTCCGCGAGAAGCTTGCACGCCTGAAGCTCGGCCTCGAGGATCGCCTATCTTCGCGCGTCGGACTGCTCTCGGGCGGTCAGCGACAGGCACTGACCCTTCTTATGGCGACGCTTGTGAAGCCGAACCTGCTGCTCCTCGACGAACATACGGCGGCGCTCGATCCGAAGACTGCGGCGAAGGTGCTTGAACTCACGCAGCAGATTGTCGCAGAGGATCAGCTCACAACACTCATGATTACACATAACATGAAGGATGCTCTGCGCTACGGAAATCGCCTCATCATGCTGCATGAGGGGCGAATCCTCTTCGATGTGCCGCAGGAAAAGAAGCAGGGGCTCACGACGCGCGACCTTCTCTCTATGTTCGAGCAGGCGGCGGGCAGCGAGCTCGCTAATGATAGTCTACTCCTAAGCTAATCGAACATTAACGCCCTTCACAAGGCGTTCTAAGTCGATTCCGTTATATTATCTATGAAAGCAAGAGATACTAAGAATGCAGATATGCTTTCATACTCTCTGACTTTCGGTGCGTATTCTGCGGCCTTCCCTTCCGCGGAATTCACATACATTCCCTACATTTCTTTCTCTCTATCGAAAATACGCCTCCTGCTGCCCGGCAGGAGGCGTATTTTCTTGCGCGAACTTGCTATTTTGGGGATTCGTAGTAAAATAAGGGGGAGTAAATCGAACGGATGAACGGAGGTGTGTGATGGGGAACGGATGGTCTTCCGACATTTCGCAGCGTCTTGTCGGGCGTATTTATCGCGACGAGGCGATCCCAAATGCGCCCGTGCCCACCCCAAAAACACCGACGCCGAAGCTGCTGCTTGCCATGCGCGCACTCGTCACCACCACGCACGACTATTGGCAGTCGCGGGCGGAGCTGTTTCTGAAGCAAGCGCGTCTGATGGTGAACTATGAGGATGACTATGTTTATAAAGGCGTGGTCAATCAATATTTTCCGACGTATGATTCGCTCTCGAATGCACAGCTGCGCGGCTACTTCACATGGCGGACGGCGGTGCGGCAGGGACGGGTCGAGAAGCGGGGGATGTCCTATGCGTCTCTCTACGTCTATGAACTTCTGCATCTCATCGGTTGCAGGGACGCACAGGATGGCTATGAGAAGCTGCATTCCTTCTGTGAGGCATATCGTGCGCTTGACCCGCAGATCGGTCACTATATTGTGCATTGGGAAGATGAGTTCGTTATCTACTATGGGCTTGATTCCAAACTGATTACATGGCGTGGCAATGCTCTCTCATATTGGGAACAGGATGATGCCATCTGTACGGTGCTTCATCACACGGAGCATACGACAGAGGAAACAATGTCGGCGGTCTGCGTTCTCTCCTCCTATCGTCTGGAACGCTCGAAGCTCTACCGTGCTCATACGGCAGAGGTGAATGCCGTCGTGCTCCGCGTGCTGGATCACGCTGCGGAGTACTATGAGAAGCATCGTCAGATCAGTTTCTTTGACGATTTGATTGCCGTGGAGCAGACTGCGCCCGTCCGCCTCTTTTCCTCTGCGGTATTTCAGCCGCCCAAGGAGGAGCCGGATCGCGTCTATGAGGTACATCCTCTGCGCCGCTATGAGTGCGTGAGCGGGTACTGGACGCTGCACTCGTATGAGCGTCCAGAACGTGCGGCACAGCGTTTGGGCGTGTTTTTGCGCGGAGTGGATGCCGGACTGCGTGCACATTTTGGAATCACAGCGATCCAGCCGCCAAAGCTGAAAAAATGGCAGGCAAAAATAATTGATGAGGAGATCACCGCCTTTCTTGCGGAGCAGAGGGCAGCAGAGGCGCGGCGCGTCCGACTTGACTTTTCGCAGCTTGCGCGCATTCGTGCGGATGCCGATGTGACGCAGGAGCGGCTGATCGTGGAGGAGGAAGAGGAACCTCCGATGATGCCCATTTTTGAGCCTTCTCCTGTCGTTTCTCCGTCATCCTCTGAGGATACGCTGCCCGCCGCTCCCGTGACGGCAGAGGGGGCAGGGGATATCAATGGTCTGGATGCGTCGGAGCTTCGCCTGCTCCGCACACTCCTCGGTGACGGTGATCTCGCGTGGGTGCGCACGGAGGGGAGGATGCTCTCCGTCCTCGTCGACGGCATCAACGAAAAACTGTACGATGATTTTGCGGACACGGTGATCGAGGGCGATCCGCCCGCCGTTGTTCCCGATTATCAGGACGAACTGATAGAAAGGTATCTGCATGGCTGCGAATGAACCGAAGAAAATCCCGCGCCGTATTGCCCAGACACTTGTGAATGCCCTCAAGGGCGGCGTCGTGCCGCGCATCGGTCTTCCGTACATCACCGTCGGACGTCGCAGCGAGATTGAGGCACTGCTCTCTGATGTGGAGATGATCGAGGGCGGTGGGGCTTCGTTCCGCTTTATCGTTGGACGCTATGGCAGCGGAAAGAGCTTCCTTTTGCAGACGATCCGCAGCTATGTGATGGCAAAGAATTTCGTCGTGGTGGATGCCGACCTCTCGCCCGAGCGACGCTTGCAGGGGACGCGGGGGCAGGGGCTCGCGACGTATCGTGAGCTCATTCGCAATATGGCGACGAAGACAACGCCCGAGGGCGGGGCACTCACGCTCATCCTTGACCGTTGGATCAGCCGGGTACAGCAGGAAATCGTGACGGAGGACAGTATCGCCCCCGAGCATCCCGATTTTCCTGCTGCTGTTGACCGGCGGATTGCCTCCATCATCTACGGGCTGAACGATCTCGTGCATGGGTTTGACTTTACGCGGATTCTGACGCTCTACTATCATGCCTATCGGGACGGCGATGATGAGAAGCGGGCGCAGGTTGCACGCTGGTTTCGCGGGGAGTATACGACGAAGACCGAAGCACGGCATGATCTCGGCGTGAACATCATCATCACGGACGACGACTGGTACGAGTATCTGAAACTCTTTGCCGCATTCCTGCGGCAGGCAGGTTATGCAGGGATGCTCATCCTCATCGACGAACTCGTGAACATCTACAAGATCCCGCACGCGGTCACGCGCCAGTACAACTACGAGAAGATCCTAACAATGTATAACGATGCGATGCAGGGGCGTGCACAGTACCTCGGAATGATTCTCTGCGGCACGCCCGCGTGCATGGAGGACACGCGGCGCGGGGTCTACAGCTATGAGGCTCTGCGCTCACGACTCGCCGAGGGACGCTTTGCAGGGGAGCATCGTGACCTGCTCTCGCCCGTGATACGGCTCGCGCCGCTTACGCATGAGGAGATGCTCGTGCTCATCGAAAAGCTTGCCGCCATCCATGCGGAGCTCTATGGATATGCACAGATTGTCACGCAGGACGATCTCGCGGACTTCATCCGCATCGAGTTCGGACGAATCGGTGCGGACACACATATCACACCGCGTGAGGTCATCCGTGACTTCATTCAGGTGCTCGACATCATCTACCAAAATCCGACATTGAAACTTGCGGATTTGCTCGGTTCGGAGGAGTTTTCGTACGCACAGAATGAGGTGGAGGGCGCAGAGATCAGCGCACAGTTCGCGGAGTTCGAGCTATGAGCGTATTTGACCGCTATGCGCCCTTCGTGCGTGACTATATCTACGCACAGGAATGGCAGAGTCTGCGCGGCATCCAGATCGCGGCAGCGGAGGCAGTCTTTGGGACGGACGATCATGTGCTCCTGACAGCATCCACAGCGGCGGGCAAGACGGAGGCGGCGTTTTTCCCGATCATTACGCTCTTTCACGAGAGTCCTCCCACATCGGTTGGATGTATCTACATCGGACCGCTCAAGGCGCTGATTAACGACCAGTTCGAGCGTCTGACGGAGCTGTGCCACAGGGCGGACATCCCCGTCTGGCACTGGCACGGAGATGTGGGGCAGACGCATAAGGCACGCCTGATGAAACGTCCGTCGGGCATCCTGCAAATTACGCCGGAGTCGCTTGAGGCATTGCTCCTGCATCGGCACATGGCGATTCCGAAACTGTTCGGCGATCTGCGCTTTGTCGTGATCGACGAGCTGCACTCCCTTCTGCGCGGCGATCGCGGCGGGCAGACGCTCTGTCTCATCGAGCGGCTTTCCCGCATCGCGGGCGTGCAGCCGCGCCGCATCGGGCTGTCGGCGACCATTGGCGATGCCAAGCGTGCGGGGGATTTTCTCGCGGCAGGGACGGGACGGGAGACCCTTGTGCCGCAGATCGAGGCAAAGGGGAGCA encodes:
- a CDS encoding ABC transporter permease — encoded protein: MDLVVATAAQGVLWGLYALGVYLTYRVLDIADLTVEGSFPLGAAVSAAMLIAGYTPLTAILVACAAGCVSGVITGFFCTKLKIPALLAGILTMIGLYSINLRVMGKANLPLLQQETLFTEWNIWGLDTATNILLIGTVVVVIAILLTYWFFGTELGMAIRATGANPHMIRANGVNTDIMIVLGLLLSNGMVAICGALVAQSNGFADVGMGTGTIVIGLASVIIGEVLFGTRSFKNWLISVVLGSIVYRAVIAVVLQLGMPPNDLKLFTAILVAIALSLPLIQSKYHAMKKGAE
- a CDS encoding ABC transporter substrate-binding protein — encoded protein: MQITKLAKCAALSIAALGILVSAGCGEQSTKGDKTYKVGIVQLVEHSSLDDANRGFVDGLKARGYEEGKNLTIDRQNAQADQSNLQNIVQRFISDKVDLICAIATPAVQSAANATKDIPIVGTAVTDYVSAKVVKSNDAPGGNVTGTSDLTPIAEQIDLLMKLYPNAKTIGTIYSSSEVNSEIQVKAMKEYAESKGLTVRVATISTVNDIQQAAQSMVDDVDVFYEPTDNVIASAMPTLTSITDPAGKGVICGFAGGVTAGALATKGIDYYKLGVQTGDMAADILEGKAKPADMKIETARDLVVVINKKNAEKIGLTIPADVLNGATIVP
- a CDS encoding ABC transporter ATP-binding protein produces the protein MLHIEDIKKTFNPGTITEKKALSGITLHLAPGDFVTVIGGNGAGKSTLMNAIAGAISVDTGKICIAGEDITKWPEHRRAKFIGRVFQDPMMGTAARMMIEENLAIAARRGQTPTLRWGSTSEMRDVFREKLARLKLGLEDRLSSRVGLLSGGQRQALTLLMATLVKPNLLLLDEHTAALDPKTAAKVLELTQQIVAEDQLTTLMITHNMKDALRYGNRLIMLHEGRILFDVPQEKKQGLTTRDLLSMFEQAAGSELANDSLLLS
- the sufC gene encoding Fe-S cluster assembly ATPase SufC, which produces MADVLLQIKDLHAGVEGKEILKGLDLTVRKGEVHVILGPNGSGKSTLMNVIMGHPKYEMTGGSLVLEGEDIGALRAFERARRGLFLAFQTPEEIPGITVENMIRTARQMMTGEKVKLMPFRKELNAMMAELKIDPSYAQRYLNVGFSGGEKKRSEVLQLLMLQPKLALLDETDSGLDVDAVQIVSEGVSKFHTAENSCLIITHNARILDKLKVDRVHVVAQGKIMREGGAELIQQINKEGFANILAAQDQVG
- the sufB gene encoding Fe-S cluster assembly protein SufB gives rise to the protein MGDFVPKKKTQVADIERTIYDITNEDRSAYKSQSGLTEEIIRDISEKKNDPQWMLDFRLKSLDVYHAMPMPAWGPDLSELNMDEIVTYVRPDAKMVGDWNEVPEDIKDTFDRLGIPEAEKTSLAGVGAQYDSEVVYHSIQESLVEQGVVYTDMETALQEYGDIVQQYFMTLVPPKAHKFAALHGAVWSGGSFVYVPEGIKVDIPLQSYFRLNAAGAGQFEHTLIIVEKGASLHFIEGCSAPKYNVTNLHAGCVELFVKEGARLRYSTIENWSRNMMNLNTKRVKVEKDGAVEWVSGSFGSHVSMLYPTSILHGENATCEFTGVTFASKGQELDTGATVIFDAPNTSANISTRSISKSGGVAIYRSGVKVTPRAVGAKCSVNCESLMLDAESRSDTLPVMDVACDAVDIGHEAKIGRISDEAIFYLMSRGIDEEEARAMIVRGFVEPIAKELPLEYAVEMNNLVNIELEGTMG
- a CDS encoding ABC transporter substrate-binding protein; this encodes MRMTTAMKAIALGIAVLGLGVTAGCGGDQKASGEKSYKIGIVQLVEHNALDAANRGFVDGLKARGYEEGKNLTIDRQNAQADQSNLQNIAQRFVSDKVDLICAIATPAAQSVANATKDIPIVGTAITDYVSAKLAQTNEKPGANITGTSDLNPIREQIDLLIKLYPNAKTIGTIYSSSEINSEIQIKAMTEYAESKGLKVRAATVSTVNDIPQAAQSLVNDVDVFYEPTDNVISSSIPTLVGVTDAAGKAVICAEPFMVTGGCLATYGIDYYKLGVQTGDMAADILEGKKRPSDMPIETARELSLIISKGSAAKLGLTIPEDVLKDATLVD
- the sufU gene encoding Fe-S cluster assembly sulfur transfer protein SufU; the protein is MATEGSALSDLYTEVIGEHSRSPENKGALETATVRERGHNPSCGDEITLELEIADGVIKDGAFTGVGCAISQASTDIMIDLMRGKTVEEAHRLAQLFTSMIKREVTDDEVLEELDEAVALKNISNMPARVKCAVLAWHTLEDLLKEGQTS
- a CDS encoding SufB/SufD family protein, with protein sequence MAMQDVFSRIPMPTWRWLGVNDLPVPAGLADTNDEIRLSVAAGERSKHIVELRENGAQEIYVDVAEGAELALTYIQFAPTDVPAASRIHANVARGGLFSCTLVEAGAAHTASELRVTLAGDEARADVWGLYFGDEERKIDLNYIIRQEGRRTDANMQVRGALLDHSVKTFRGTLDFVQGARGSVGKEDEEVTILSPHARNRSVPLMLSHEGDVDGHHAVSIGRMDEDKLFYLMSRGLDERAAQQLIVEASFEPVLARIESEELRAEIGSYLERRLLGGTQE
- a CDS encoding cysteine desulfurase, with the protein product MNGRPIVYLDNGATTQKPEAVIKAVADYCTYCNANPHRGAYELSVKATDIYETARVRTQQFIGAARPEEIVFTKNATEALNLVAYSYGRANIREGDEIVITISEHHSNIVPWQFVAKARGATLKYIYLAEDGNLSAEDITAQITEKTKIVAVTHVSNVLGLVNDVRTIADRVHAVGAVIVVDGSQSVPHIAVDVQAMDADFFAFSGHKMLSPMGIGVLYGKYDILDAMPPFLFGGDMIDYVGEQETTFAELPAKFEAGTQNVSGASGLIAAIDYLEKVSFDRIETIERDLISYALPKLRELPFVELYGCDSTRDNKTGIITFNVKDVHPHDVASILDSYGVAIRAGHHCAQPLMRYLGQNATCRASFYLYNTHEDIDRFVEALKKVRGVLGYGD